From a region of the Enterobacter cancerogenus genome:
- a CDS encoding amidohydrolase: protein MSHTATLILTHGKIHTLDRDNPLAEAVAIANGKILATGNHDRIMSFATQGTQIVDLKGSTVIPGLNDSHLHLIRGGLNYNLELRWEGVPSLVDALRMLKDQADRTPSPQWVRVVGGWSEFQFAERRMPTIEELNEAAPDTPVFVLHLYDRALLNRAALKAVGYTKETPNPPGGEIVRDNHGNPTGMLIAKPNAMILYATLAKGPKLPIEQQVNSTRQFMRELNRLGLTSAIDAGGGFQNYPEDYEVIAELHAKEQMTVRIAYNLFTQRPKQELEDFERWTDMLKPGQGTDFYRANGAGEMLVFSAADFEDFLQPRPDLPEGMEDELERVVRHLVEHRWPFRLHATYDESISRMLDVFEKVNRDIPFNGLHWFFDHAETITERNIERVKALGGGIAVQHRMAFQGEYFVDRYGKEAVKHTPPVAKMLELEVPVGLGTDATRVASYNPWTALYWLVSGRTVGGLAMYDDNNRLPRDVALELWTAGSAWFSSEQGKKGRLVEGQLADLVVLSKDYFSVPEEEIKGIESVLTVVDGKVVYAAGQFSPLSPPPVPVVPEWSPVVKVPGHYRSAPPAVNHVGAVVQMHQCIGSCGVHGHAHGIARQSSIPVSDEQAFWGVLGCSCFAF from the coding sequence ATGTCCCACACTGCCACACTGATCTTAACCCACGGTAAGATCCACACCCTCGATCGCGACAATCCGCTCGCGGAAGCGGTCGCCATCGCCAACGGCAAGATCCTTGCCACGGGGAATCACGATCGCATCATGAGCTTTGCGACCCAGGGCACCCAGATTGTTGACCTGAAGGGGAGTACGGTCATCCCTGGCCTGAACGATTCGCACCTGCACCTGATCCGCGGCGGGCTGAACTACAACCTGGAGCTGCGCTGGGAAGGCGTGCCGTCTCTGGTGGACGCGCTGCGGATGCTGAAAGATCAGGCTGACCGTACGCCTTCCCCGCAGTGGGTGCGCGTGGTAGGCGGCTGGAGCGAGTTCCAGTTTGCCGAGCGCCGGATGCCAACCATCGAGGAGCTTAATGAAGCGGCGCCGGATACCCCGGTGTTTGTCCTGCACCTCTACGATCGCGCCCTGCTTAACCGGGCGGCGCTTAAAGCCGTCGGCTATACCAAAGAGACGCCAAACCCGCCGGGCGGTGAGATCGTGCGCGATAACCACGGCAATCCGACCGGGATGCTGATCGCCAAACCGAATGCCATGATCCTGTACGCCACGCTGGCGAAAGGGCCGAAACTGCCGATTGAGCAGCAGGTGAACTCCACGCGCCAGTTTATGCGCGAGCTGAACCGCCTTGGGCTGACCAGCGCCATCGACGCGGGCGGCGGCTTCCAGAACTACCCGGAAGATTACGAGGTGATCGCCGAGCTGCACGCCAAAGAGCAGATGACGGTACGTATTGCCTACAACCTCTTTACCCAGCGTCCTAAACAGGAGCTGGAAGATTTTGAGCGCTGGACCGACATGCTCAAGCCGGGGCAGGGAACGGACTTTTACCGTGCCAACGGTGCGGGCGAGATGCTGGTCTTCTCGGCGGCGGATTTTGAAGACTTCCTCCAGCCGCGTCCGGACCTGCCGGAAGGGATGGAAGACGAGCTGGAGCGCGTGGTGCGCCATCTGGTAGAACATCGCTGGCCGTTCCGCCTGCACGCTACCTATGACGAATCTATCAGCCGTATGCTGGACGTATTCGAGAAGGTCAACCGCGATATTCCGTTTAACGGCCTGCACTGGTTCTTTGACCATGCGGAGACCATCACCGAGCGCAACATCGAGCGCGTGAAGGCCCTGGGCGGCGGGATCGCGGTGCAGCATCGTATGGCCTTCCAGGGAGAGTACTTTGTCGATCGCTACGGCAAAGAGGCGGTGAAACACACGCCGCCAGTGGCCAAAATGCTGGAGCTGGAGGTGCCGGTTGGGTTAGGTACCGACGCAACCCGGGTGGCAAGCTACAACCCGTGGACGGCGCTCTACTGGCTGGTTTCCGGGCGCACCGTGGGTGGGCTGGCAATGTATGACGATAACAACCGCCTGCCGCGCGACGTGGCGCTGGAGCTGTGGACGGCGGGCAGCGCATGGTTCTCAAGCGAGCAGGGCAAGAAGGGCCGCTTGGTCGAAGGGCAGCTTGCGGATCTGGTGGTGTTGTCGAAAGACTACTTCAGCGTGCCGGAGGAGGAGATTAAGGGCATTGAATCGGTGCTGACGGTGGTCGATGGCAAGGTGGTGTATGCCGCCGGGCAGTTTAGCCCGCTGTCGCCGCCGCCTGTTCCGGTAGTGCCGGAGTGGTCACCGGTGGTGAAAGTGCCAGGCCATTACCGCTCTGCGCCGCCTGCAGTCAATCACGTTGGCGCAGTGGTTCAGATGCATCAGTGTATTGGCAGCTGCGGGGTGCATGGGCACGCGCACGGTATCGCGCGCCAGTCATCGATTCCGGTATCGGACGAGCAGGCGTTCTGGGGCGTGCTTGGCTGTTCATGCTTCGCGTTTTAA
- a CDS encoding hydrolase, with amino-acid sequence MSIRELIDPQNSALIFIDHQPQMSFGVANIDRQLLKNNTIALAKAGKIFDIPVIYTSVETKSFSGYIWPELLAVHPDVKPIERTSMNSWEDDAFVAAVKATGRKKLIISALWTEVCLTFPALMALDEGFEVYVVTDTSGGTSVDAHERAIDRMVQAGAVPVTWQQVLLEYQRDWSRKGTYDAVMDLVREHSGAYGMGVDYAYTLVHGAPERKA; translated from the coding sequence ATGTCTATTCGTGAACTGATTGACCCACAAAACTCCGCATTAATTTTTATCGATCACCAGCCACAAATGTCCTTTGGTGTCGCTAATATTGACCGACAATTATTAAAGAATAATACGATTGCCCTGGCGAAAGCCGGCAAAATATTTGATATACCGGTTATCTATACCTCAGTCGAAACAAAAAGTTTTAGTGGTTATATCTGGCCAGAATTGCTGGCAGTTCATCCTGACGTCAAACCGATTGAACGTACCTCAATGAACTCCTGGGAAGATGACGCGTTTGTTGCGGCGGTAAAAGCGACGGGCCGCAAAAAACTCATCATCTCTGCCCTGTGGACCGAAGTCTGCCTGACCTTCCCGGCGCTGATGGCGCTGGATGAGGGCTTTGAAGTCTACGTGGTAACCGACACCTCCGGCGGCACTTCTGTGGATGCCCATGAACGCGCTATCGACCGTATGGTACAGGCCGGTGCGGTGCCGGTGACCTGGCAGCAGGTTCTGCTTGAGTACCAGCGCGACTGGTCACGTAAAGGCACCTACGATGCGGTGATGGACCTGGTGCGCGAGCACAGCGGCGCGTACGGCATGGGTGTCGATTATGCCTATACCCTCGTACATGGCGCGCCTGAGCGTAAAGCTTAA
- a CDS encoding antibiotic biosynthesis monooxygenase, which yields MAQTSHVTLVIAHTLLPGQAERYEQWLGKIMPIAADFPGHLGANVIRPQEGQQLWTIIIRFDTPEHLYAWTQSETRNALVKEIEPLLAEGDKTEVRTDAAFWFTPPEPHIRKPKQWKQFLITLLVIFPSTNVVPQVTGALLPGLKGSLLLHLINDACVVALVVWLWMPIVTRLFAGWLKKA from the coding sequence ATGGCGCAAACATCTCATGTGACGCTGGTGATTGCTCACACGCTTCTTCCGGGACAGGCTGAGCGGTACGAACAGTGGCTTGGCAAAATTATGCCCATTGCGGCGGACTTTCCCGGACACCTTGGCGCGAACGTGATCCGCCCCCAGGAAGGACAGCAGTTGTGGACGATCATTATTCGTTTCGACACCCCCGAACACCTCTATGCATGGACGCAGTCTGAAACCCGTAACGCGCTGGTGAAAGAGATTGAGCCGTTACTGGCGGAAGGAGACAAAACCGAAGTGCGCACCGACGCGGCATTCTGGTTTACCCCGCCCGAACCGCACATCCGCAAGCCGAAGCAGTGGAAGCAGTTTCTTATCACGCTGCTGGTGATTTTCCCCAGCACCAACGTGGTGCCGCAGGTAACCGGGGCGCTACTTCCTGGCCTGAAAGGCTCTTTATTGCTGCATTTGATTAACGATGCCTGTGTCGTCGCGCTGGTGGTCTGGCTATGGATGCCCATCGTGACCCGTCTGTTTGCCGGATGGCTGAAAAAAGCCTGA